A window of the Gemmatirosa kalamazoonensis genome harbors these coding sequences:
- a CDS encoding ROK family transcriptional regulator, with translation MLTGSNLLHTKQYNLRLVHEVIRLFGPLPRAEIARRTHLTGQTISNLTRELRELGLIVEGDRRQEGRGAPSTALAINPDGAFGIGLDFNRDHLTGLLLDVAGNVRHRVHVELEFPSPAETLELMVATVERLIAERGIARSAVCGVGVAIPGPMYPTPDGLGYLVNPRSFPGWHKVPLADWLQARLAMPVLLENDATAAAAGERWYGAGQRIGTFFYFCFGAGLGGGLVMNGTAFNGFTGNAGEIAYLPPVLAGDAGLGSGDDSEARSHVGAHFYLPRLYEALRRDGIAARTPADLDALYGAGHPALQAWMDTGADYLAGLTLAVEYLLDPEAIFFGGRLSERMMQALLDAVTRRLPGRRVPEKAATARLLVGTAGEDAAALGVATLPIHQCFSPAPQVLLKRGAQQATPAFAFGAHA, from the coding sequence ATGCTCACCGGATCCAACCTCCTCCACACGAAGCAGTACAACCTGCGGCTCGTTCACGAGGTGATCCGGCTGTTCGGCCCCCTCCCCCGTGCCGAGATCGCCCGCCGCACCCACCTCACCGGGCAGACGATCTCCAACCTCACCCGGGAGCTCCGCGAGCTCGGCCTCATCGTGGAGGGCGACCGGCGGCAGGAGGGACGCGGCGCCCCGTCCACCGCGCTCGCCATCAACCCGGATGGCGCGTTCGGCATCGGCCTCGACTTCAACCGCGACCACCTCACCGGCCTGCTGCTCGACGTCGCCGGCAACGTGCGCCATCGCGTGCACGTGGAGCTCGAGTTCCCGTCGCCGGCGGAGACGCTCGAGCTCATGGTCGCCACCGTCGAGCGATTGATCGCCGAGCGCGGGATCGCCCGGTCGGCCGTGTGCGGGGTGGGGGTGGCGATCCCGGGGCCGATGTATCCGACGCCCGACGGCCTGGGATATCTCGTGAACCCGCGGTCGTTCCCCGGCTGGCACAAGGTGCCGCTCGCCGACTGGCTGCAGGCCCGCCTGGCGATGCCGGTGCTGCTCGAGAACGACGCCACCGCGGCGGCCGCCGGCGAGCGCTGGTACGGCGCCGGCCAGCGCATCGGCACGTTCTTCTACTTCTGCTTCGGCGCCGGGCTCGGCGGCGGGCTGGTGATGAACGGGACCGCGTTCAACGGCTTCACCGGCAACGCCGGCGAGATCGCCTACCTGCCGCCGGTGCTCGCCGGCGACGCGGGCCTCGGGTCGGGCGACGACAGCGAGGCGCGGTCGCACGTCGGCGCGCACTTCTACCTGCCGCGGCTGTACGAGGCGCTCCGGCGCGACGGCATCGCCGCCCGCACGCCGGCCGACCTGGACGCGCTGTACGGCGCGGGGCACCCCGCCCTGCAGGCGTGGATGGACACCGGCGCCGACTACCTCGCAGGCCTCACGCTGGCCGTCGAGTACCTGCTCGATCCGGAGGCGATCTTCTTCGGCGGACGGCTGTCCGAGCGGATGATGCAGGCGCTGCTCGACGCCGTGACGCGGCGGCTGCCCGGTCGCCGAGTGCCGGAGAAGGCGGCGACGGCGCGGCTGCTCGTCGGCACCGCCGGCGAGGACGCCGCGGCGCTCGGTGTGGCGACGCTGCCGATCCACCAGTGCTTCTCGCCGGCGCCGCAGGTGCTGCTGAAGCGCGGCGCGCAGCAGGCGACGCCCGCGTTCGCGTTCGGCGCGCACGCGTGA
- a CDS encoding APC family permease: MESSWRAEPRRAKFAIHPAEGHRMGELRRALTRVDTTALAVGTMIGTGILLKPAVMAQEAGAAWSVLLAWVVGGALTLTATLTYAELGAMFPRAGGEYVYLREAFGRGPAFVFGAARWVVGAGAAAAYGVAFATFLAALVPLEPMARKLVAAAVIATLTALNCLGVRVGGRLQTVVAAAKVAGLLVLVVGLAAAVARGTASLAFLGPAHAVSGARGGLAGFGAAVLASVWAYAGWFMVSMAAGEVKDPRRVLPFALTTATFVVVALYVLVNVAFLAALPLDQIATASSTRFPHAPSVANRAATALLGGPGAAFATALFLVAVVGSLNGTMLAIPRVPYAMARDGVLPALFGRVGDRSHVPVWSIVALGALGTAFAWAGTFDQLTTTITLVYCVGFASNAVGLFRLRRRAPHAERPFRVPGYPVVPALFLLGSTGLLVNTSLTNPREATVAAALLVVCAAAYPLLRPRGQAPANGSPSASVDADRSDAPDAGLGVATSVAPSPRATSLSASSARSASEPLGAASTGDP; this comes from the coding sequence GTGGAGTCCAGCTGGCGCGCCGAGCCCCGGCGCGCCAAGTTCGCGATCCATCCTGCCGAGGGACATCGCATGGGCGAGCTGCGGCGCGCGCTGACTCGCGTGGACACGACGGCGCTGGCCGTCGGCACGATGATCGGCACGGGGATCCTGCTCAAGCCGGCGGTGATGGCGCAGGAGGCGGGCGCGGCGTGGTCGGTGCTGCTCGCGTGGGTGGTGGGTGGCGCGCTCACGCTCACGGCGACGCTCACCTACGCGGAGCTCGGCGCGATGTTCCCGCGCGCGGGGGGCGAGTACGTCTACCTGCGCGAGGCGTTCGGGCGCGGGCCGGCGTTCGTGTTCGGGGCGGCGCGCTGGGTGGTGGGCGCGGGCGCGGCGGCGGCGTACGGCGTGGCGTTCGCCACGTTCCTCGCCGCGCTGGTGCCGCTCGAGCCCATGGCGCGCAAGCTCGTGGCCGCGGCGGTCATCGCGACGCTCACGGCGCTCAACTGCCTCGGCGTGCGCGTCGGCGGCCGGCTGCAGACGGTCGTCGCCGCGGCGAAGGTGGCCGGGCTGCTCGTGCTCGTGGTCGGGCTCGCGGCCGCGGTCGCGCGCGGCACGGCGTCGCTCGCGTTCCTCGGACCGGCGCACGCGGTGAGCGGCGCCCGCGGCGGGCTCGCGGGGTTCGGCGCGGCGGTGCTCGCGTCGGTGTGGGCGTACGCGGGCTGGTTCATGGTGTCGATGGCGGCCGGCGAGGTGAAGGACCCGCGCCGCGTGCTGCCGTTCGCGCTCACCACGGCGACGTTCGTCGTCGTCGCGCTGTACGTGCTCGTGAACGTCGCGTTCCTCGCCGCGCTGCCGCTCGACCAGATCGCGACCGCGAGCTCGACGCGCTTCCCGCACGCGCCGTCCGTGGCGAACCGCGCGGCGACGGCGCTGCTCGGCGGCCCGGGCGCGGCGTTCGCCACCGCGCTGTTCCTCGTCGCGGTCGTCGGCTCGCTGAACGGGACGATGCTCGCGATCCCGCGCGTGCCCTACGCGATGGCGCGCGACGGCGTGCTGCCCGCGCTGTTCGGTCGGGTCGGCGACCGCTCGCACGTCCCGGTCTGGTCCATCGTCGCGCTGGGCGCGTTAGGCACCGCGTTCGCCTGGGCGGGGACGTTCGACCAGCTCACGACGACGATCACGCTCGTGTACTGCGTGGGCTTCGCATCGAACGCCGTGGGGCTGTTCCGCCTCCGCCGGCGCGCGCCGCACGCCGAGCGGCCGTTCCGCGTGCCCGGCTATCCCGTGGTGCCGGCGCTGTTCCTGCTCGGGTCGACGGGGCTGCTCGTCAACACGTCGCTCACGAACCCGCGCGAGGCGACCGTCGCCGCGGCGCTGCTCGTCGTGTGCGCGGCGGCGTATCCGCTGCTGCGGCCTCGCGGGCAGGCCCCCGCGAACGGGTCGCCCTCCGCGAGTGTCGACGCGGATCGCTCGGATGCGCCGGATGCCGGCCTCGGAGTGGCGACGAGTGTCGCCCCGTCGCCTCGTGCCACGTCGCTATCCGCGTCATCCGCGCGATCCGCGTCCGAACCGCTCGGAGCCGCCTCCACCGGGGATCCGTGA
- a CDS encoding glycoside hydrolase family 9 protein yields MTRAARRLGARGAALAALGVSLGAARAGAQPSAAIRLNQLGFPTTGAKAAVVADSAATRFAVLDARGDTVLAGALSPPERWAPSEEVVRRAEFGALRRPGRYVLAVPDVGVSTPFVVSDTPYHELARGAVKAFYFFRASTPIEARWAGPWARPAGHPDDRVLVHPSAASDARPAGTTIAAPGGWYDAGDYNKYVVNSAISTYTLLLAVEQFPAHAARLDTDVPESGDALPDALDEALWNLRWMRRMQDPADGGVYHKLTTAEFDRFEMPDADRAPRYVVQKSTAAALDFAAVAAHASLVVRAWPRELPGLADSLTREALAAWRWARQHPDSVYDQRRLNERHAPAINTGAYGDTQLADERRWAAAELYLATRADSFLVAAEPHAAPAADVPSWGSVRTLGLYSLVDHRATLPAGFDTTALVRRLASLADSLVARARQSPYGVPMTTRDFVWGSNAVAANQAMALVQAWRATGDTAALGTARAVLDYLLGRNATGYSFVTGFGARTPMHPHHRPSEADTVVAPVPGMLVGGPNPGQQDRCAGYPTRVPARSYVDATCAYAANEIAINWNAPLAYLAVALDALASRR; encoded by the coding sequence GTGACGCGCGCCGCCCGCCGACTCGGGGCGCGCGGCGCCGCGCTCGCCGCGTTGGGCGTGTCGTTAGGCGCCGCGCGGGCGGGCGCGCAGCCGTCGGCGGCGATCCGGCTGAATCAGCTCGGCTTCCCGACGACGGGCGCGAAGGCCGCCGTGGTCGCCGACAGCGCGGCGACGCGGTTCGCCGTGCTCGATGCGCGCGGCGACACGGTGCTCGCGGGCGCGCTCTCGCCGCCGGAACGATGGGCGCCATCGGAGGAGGTCGTGCGGCGCGCGGAGTTCGGCGCGCTGCGGCGCCCCGGCCGCTACGTGCTCGCCGTGCCCGACGTCGGCGTGTCGACGCCGTTCGTGGTGAGCGACACGCCGTACCACGAGCTCGCGCGCGGCGCCGTGAAGGCGTTCTACTTCTTCCGCGCGTCGACACCGATCGAGGCGCGGTGGGCCGGCCCGTGGGCGCGCCCCGCCGGACACCCGGACGACCGCGTGCTCGTGCACCCGTCGGCGGCGAGCGACGCGCGACCCGCGGGCACGACGATCGCCGCGCCGGGCGGGTGGTACGACGCGGGCGACTACAACAAGTACGTCGTCAACTCCGCCATCAGCACGTACACGCTGCTGCTCGCGGTCGAGCAGTTTCCCGCGCACGCGGCGCGGCTCGACACCGACGTGCCGGAGAGCGGCGACGCGCTGCCCGACGCGCTCGACGAGGCGCTGTGGAATCTGCGCTGGATGCGCCGCATGCAGGATCCCGCCGACGGCGGTGTGTACCACAAGCTGACGACCGCGGAGTTCGACCGGTTCGAGATGCCCGACGCGGACCGCGCGCCGCGCTACGTCGTGCAGAAGAGCACCGCGGCGGCGCTCGACTTCGCGGCCGTCGCGGCGCACGCGTCGCTCGTCGTGCGCGCGTGGCCGCGCGAGCTGCCGGGGCTCGCCGACTCGCTCACGCGCGAGGCGCTGGCCGCGTGGCGGTGGGCGCGGCAGCATCCGGACTCGGTGTACGACCAGCGGCGCCTGAACGAGCGGCACGCGCCGGCGATCAACACCGGCGCGTACGGCGACACGCAGCTCGCCGACGAGCGGCGGTGGGCGGCCGCGGAGCTGTACCTCGCGACGCGCGCCGACAGCTTCCTCGTCGCGGCCGAGCCGCACGCGGCGCCGGCCGCCGACGTGCCGAGCTGGGGATCGGTGCGCACGCTCGGCCTGTACTCGCTCGTCGACCATCGTGCGACGCTGCCGGCGGGGTTCGACACGACGGCGCTCGTGCGGCGGCTCGCGTCGCTCGCCGATTCGCTCGTCGCGCGCGCGCGGCAGTCCCCGTACGGCGTGCCGATGACGACGCGCGACTTCGTGTGGGGGAGCAACGCGGTGGCGGCGAACCAGGCGATGGCGCTCGTGCAGGCGTGGCGCGCCACCGGCGACACCGCGGCGTTAGGCACCGCGCGCGCGGTGCTCGACTACCTGCTCGGCCGGAACGCGACGGGCTACTCGTTCGTGACCGGCTTCGGCGCGCGCACGCCGATGCACCCGCACCACCGTCCGTCGGAGGCCGACACGGTCGTCGCGCCGGTGCCGGGGATGCTCGTCGGCGGGCCGAACCCGGGGCAGCAGGACCGGTGCGCGGGCTACCCGACGCGCGTGCCCGCGCGCTCGTACGTGGACGCGACGTGCGCGTACGCGGCGAACGAGATCGCGATCAACTGGAACGCGCCGCTCGCGTATCTCGCCGTCGCGCTGGACGCTCTCGCGTCGCGGCGATAG
- a CDS encoding alpha-xylosidase, which translates to MRTRLLAALLCLAWAGQVESQPLLGDPIDVSEDFHRVDQLYFVGARMTRFDAAAGRGTLQWERYARVPSFNFEKLDPGLSRAPGNEFPGTEYDRDPALPFAIDFVSPRAVRLRFSTRDVPLESMQPADDPMLAGPVPSDRSWRTAATDSAVTYTSAYGSVRLVRNPWSIEIRDAAGRLLTRTQRAGQPASYYPYVPFSFVRRARDVGRSTAATFELAPDEKIFGMGESFTRLDKRGQHVVAYLRDAMGAQSRWQYKAVPFFVSSRGYGMFVHTSAPVTFDVGAEYDAHHTIYTGDELLDLFVFLGDPKDVLTEYTAITGRSPVPPLWSFGLWMSRITYNSEAQVRDVAKKLRAYRIPADVLHLDTGWFETDWRGDYQFSTTRFTDPAAMIRDLKADGFRVSLWQYTYFTPKNALWKEIVDKGLNVRDEGGRLPGEDAVLDFSNPDAVRWYQDKLAGLLSLGVGAIKADFGENAPATGLYRSGRTGWYEHNLYPVRYNAAVYDVTKRVTGDGVIWGRSAWAGSQRYPLHWGGDAENTNQAMAAELRAGISFGLSGFTYWSHDVGGFVQRAPRDLYRRWLAFGVLTSHTRTHGAPPREPWEYDSALVVDFRRAVDLKYALMPYILAQAKLSSERGWPMLRALFFEYPQDPTSWLVEDEYLFGSDLLVAPLLEENATLRSLYLPPGRWIDYQTGRPYDGARWHRIEAGPIPIVLLVRDHAVIPHVAVAQHTGAIDWAHVELRAFSTDGAAATGTFTMPGDSVRTIRVQGGRLVGDPLAGRVAWRVTAPHTRSEGLKED; encoded by the coding sequence ATGCGGACACGACTCCTCGCCGCCCTGCTCTGCCTCGCGTGGGCCGGTCAGGTCGAATCGCAGCCGTTGCTGGGTGACCCGATCGACGTGAGCGAGGACTTCCACCGCGTCGACCAGCTGTACTTCGTCGGCGCGCGGATGACGCGGTTCGACGCGGCGGCGGGGCGCGGCACGCTGCAGTGGGAGCGGTACGCGCGCGTGCCGAGCTTCAACTTCGAGAAGCTCGATCCGGGGCTGTCGCGCGCGCCGGGCAACGAGTTCCCGGGCACCGAGTACGACCGCGACCCCGCGCTGCCGTTCGCGATCGACTTCGTGAGCCCGCGCGCGGTGCGGCTCCGCTTCTCGACGCGCGACGTGCCGCTGGAGTCGATGCAGCCGGCCGACGACCCGATGCTCGCCGGGCCCGTGCCGAGCGACCGGTCGTGGCGCACGGCGGCCACGGACAGCGCGGTGACGTACACGAGTGCGTACGGATCGGTGCGGCTCGTGCGCAACCCGTGGTCGATCGAGATCCGCGACGCGGCGGGCCGGCTGCTCACGCGCACGCAGCGCGCGGGACAGCCGGCGTCGTACTACCCGTACGTGCCGTTCTCCTTCGTGCGGCGCGCGCGCGACGTGGGGCGCTCCACCGCGGCGACGTTCGAGCTCGCGCCGGACGAGAAGATCTTCGGCATGGGCGAGTCGTTCACGCGGCTCGACAAGCGCGGGCAGCACGTGGTGGCGTATCTGCGCGACGCGATGGGCGCGCAGAGCCGGTGGCAGTACAAGGCCGTGCCGTTCTTCGTGTCGAGCCGCGGCTACGGGATGTTCGTGCACACGAGCGCCCCGGTGACGTTCGACGTCGGCGCGGAGTACGACGCGCACCACACGATCTACACCGGCGACGAGCTGCTCGACCTGTTCGTGTTCCTCGGCGACCCGAAGGACGTGCTCACGGAGTACACGGCGATCACCGGCCGCAGCCCCGTGCCGCCGCTCTGGTCGTTCGGGCTGTGGATGAGCCGCATCACGTACAACTCCGAGGCGCAGGTGCGCGACGTGGCGAAGAAGCTGCGCGCGTACCGCATCCCGGCCGACGTGCTGCACCTCGACACGGGGTGGTTCGAGACCGACTGGCGCGGCGACTACCAGTTCTCGACGACGCGCTTCACGGATCCGGCGGCGATGATCCGCGACCTGAAGGCGGACGGCTTCCGCGTGAGCCTCTGGCAGTACACGTACTTCACGCCGAAGAACGCGCTGTGGAAGGAGATCGTCGACAAGGGGCTCAACGTGCGCGACGAGGGCGGCCGCCTGCCGGGCGAGGACGCGGTGCTCGACTTCAGCAACCCCGACGCGGTGCGCTGGTACCAGGACAAGCTCGCCGGATTGCTGTCGTTAGGCGTGGGCGCGATCAAGGCGGACTTCGGCGAGAACGCGCCGGCGACGGGCCTCTACCGCTCCGGTCGCACGGGGTGGTACGAGCACAATCTCTATCCCGTGCGCTACAACGCGGCGGTGTACGACGTCACGAAGCGCGTGACGGGCGACGGCGTGATCTGGGGGCGGAGCGCGTGGGCGGGAAGCCAGCGCTATCCGCTGCACTGGGGCGGCGACGCGGAGAACACGAACCAGGCGATGGCCGCGGAGCTGCGCGCGGGGATCTCGTTCGGCCTCTCGGGGTTCACGTACTGGAGCCACGACGTCGGCGGCTTCGTGCAGCGCGCGCCGCGCGACCTGTACCGGCGGTGGCTCGCGTTCGGCGTGCTGACGTCGCACACGCGCACGCACGGTGCGCCGCCGCGCGAGCCGTGGGAGTACGACAGCGCGCTCGTGGTGGACTTCCGGCGCGCGGTGGATCTCAAGTACGCGCTCATGCCGTACATCCTCGCGCAGGCGAAGCTGTCGTCGGAGCGCGGGTGGCCGATGCTGCGCGCGCTGTTCTTCGAGTACCCGCAGGATCCGACGTCGTGGCTGGTGGAGGACGAGTACCTGTTCGGCAGTGACCTGCTCGTCGCGCCGCTGCTCGAGGAGAACGCGACCCTGCGGTCGCTGTATCTGCCGCCGGGCAGGTGGATCGACTACCAGACGGGGCGCCCATACGACGGGGCGCGCTGGCACCGCATCGAGGCGGGGCCGATCCCGATCGTGCTGCTCGTGCGCGATCACGCGGTGATCCCGCACGTCGCCGTCGCGCAGCACACGGGCGCGATCGACTGGGCGCACGTGGAGCTGCGCGCGTTCAGCACCGACGGGGCAGCGGCGACGGGGACGTTCACGATGCCGGGCGACTCCGTGCGGACCATCCGCGTGCAGGGCGGGCGGCTGGTCGGCGATCCGCTCGCGGGGCGTGTCGCGTGGCGGGTCACGGCTCCACATACGAGGTCCGAAGGACTGAAGGAGGACTGA
- a CDS encoding EamA family transporter, protein MSWILLALLAALTSAATNLALKRALAHGGVVASTVWYRFVGGLLLGAIVLAMGARPHATPAYWRTVAEVLPPECVGVLCMVRAFREGELSEVQPIFGLLPLFVMAGGAVILREVPTPTAAFGVAVLAAGIYTVGLTAGGSILAPVRALARKSSSWYAVASTACFSITSVLHKIGIAEVGPLPWGTTLGVGSALSLAVLLPLAGRRRAGPVAVDAGRWTRLVLLAGLFFALQQVGLQLALRMQDAAYVVSISSTSVIFVSVLAVLVLGERQAAAHRIAGSVLVSAGAALIALGG, encoded by the coding sequence GTGAGCTGGATCCTGCTCGCTCTGCTCGCGGCGCTCACGTCCGCCGCCACGAACCTCGCGCTGAAGCGCGCGCTCGCGCACGGCGGCGTGGTGGCATCCACCGTGTGGTACCGGTTCGTGGGCGGGCTGCTGCTCGGCGCGATCGTGCTGGCGATGGGCGCGCGGCCGCACGCCACGCCGGCGTACTGGCGCACGGTGGCGGAGGTTCTGCCACCGGAATGCGTCGGCGTGCTGTGCATGGTGCGCGCGTTCCGCGAGGGCGAGCTGTCGGAGGTGCAGCCGATCTTCGGGCTGCTGCCGCTGTTCGTGATGGCCGGCGGCGCGGTCATCCTGCGCGAGGTGCCGACGCCGACGGCGGCGTTCGGCGTGGCGGTGCTCGCCGCCGGCATCTACACGGTGGGGCTCACCGCCGGCGGGTCGATCCTCGCGCCGGTGCGCGCGCTGGCGCGCAAGTCGAGCAGCTGGTACGCGGTGGCGTCGACGGCGTGCTTCAGCATCACGTCGGTGCTGCACAAGATCGGCATCGCGGAGGTGGGGCCGCTGCCGTGGGGCACGACGCTCGGCGTCGGCTCGGCGCTCTCGCTCGCCGTGCTGCTGCCGCTGGCGGGACGACGCCGCGCGGGCCCGGTGGCGGTGGACGCCGGACGCTGGACGCGCCTCGTGCTGCTCGCGGGGCTGTTCTTCGCGCTGCAGCAGGTCGGGCTGCAGCTCGCGCTGCGCATGCAGGACGCCGCGTACGTGGTGTCGATCTCGTCGACGAGCGTCATCTTCGTGAGCGTGCTCGCGGTGCTGGTGCTCGGCGAGCGCCAGGCGGCGGCGCACCGCATCGCGGGGTCGGTGCTCGTGAGCGCGGGGGCGGCGCTGATCGCGTTAGGAGGATGA